The genomic region AAATAAAATGAAAACAAAAAATAAACTAACCGATAAATTAGCATGTAACCAAGGATGTTTAACATGTGCTAATAAATGTGCTAGTCATAAATAGGGGGAGGAAATAATATGGAAAATATATTAGCGGTGACAATTGGTGCTGCCCTCGTAAATAATGTAGTACTTAGTCAGTTTTTAGGGTTGTGTCCTTTTTTAGGGGTTTCTAAAAAAGTAGAAACGGCACTAGGAATGGGTGGAGCAGTTATTTTTGTATTAACATTGGCTTCTTTTGTAACTAGTGTGATTTATCAGTTTGTATTATCTCCACTAGGTTTTGAGTTTTTACAAACGATTGTATTTATTTTAGTGATTGCATGTTTAGTACAGTTTGTAGAAATGTTTTTAAAGAAATCAATGCCTAGTTTGCATTTATCATTGGGTGTTTATTTACCTTTAATTACTACAAACTGTGCAGTATTAGGTGTTGCTATTACGAATGTACAAAATGGTTATTCTATTATGCTTTCTGTTGTAAATGGATTCTTTACAGCAATAGGTTTTACGATTGCAATAGTGATTATGGCAGGTATTCGTGAACGAATTGAATATAATACCTTCCTACCTTCTTGGAAAGGAACTCCGATTGTGCTAATTACCTCAGGGTTAATGGCAATAGCCTTTTATGGCTTTTCGGGATTAATTTAGGTGATGACAATGGATATAATGACAATAATAATGACTGCTATCATTGTAGCAGGAATAGGATTATTTATTGCTATCTTTTTAGAAGTTGCTGGAAAGAAGTTATATGTTGAGGTAGACGAAAGGGTGGAAGCAATTACCCAAGAATTGCCAGGTAATAATTGTGGTGGTTGTGGATATCCAGGATGTGCTAATTTAGCGGGTGCAATTGTGGATGGTAATGCTAAAATTGATGGTTGTCCAGTTGGTGGAAGTAGCGTAGCGGCAATGATTGGTGCAATTATGGGCCAAGATGCGACACAAAAAGAACCATTGGTTGCATTTGTTCATTGTGGTGGTACATGTGATAAGGCAAAACAAGACTATGTATATACGGGTCAAGCTAATTGTCAGATGGTAAAAACAATCGCAAATGGTGGACCTAAAACATGTAATTATGGATGCTTAGGTTTTGGAACATGTAAAGATGCTTGTTCTTTTGGTGCTATTGAAATTGTTAATGGCATAGCAGTAATTAATAAAGATTTATGTAAAGCATGTGGGCAGTGTGTTGGTGTTTGTCCACAAGGATTAATTTCATTAGTAAAACAAAAAGAATCAACAAAGGTGGTTTGTAATTCAAAAGGAAAAGGAAAAGAAGTAATGGTTAGTTGTACAGTTGGTTGTATAGGCTGTGGAATGTGTGCTAGGGTTTGCGAGCAAGGGGCCATTACGATGGTAGATAACTTACCAGTTATTGATGAAGATAAATGTACTCATTGTGGATTATGTATTGAAAAGTGTCCAAAAAAATGTTTAAAAGAAATATAGCTAGTTAGTCACTAGCTATATTTTAATAAATTTTCATTTGTTTGAGTAATTTGATAATCTTTATCAATAAAGATAGCCTCTACATTATCAAGACTTTCTATTAATGTTATTGCTTGGTTTAAACCAAGTGATAAACAAACGGTACTTAATACATCTGCTTGTAAAGAATTATCACAGATAATAGTAACACTCAGTAAATCATTGTCGATAGGATAACCGGTATAAGGATCTAAAATATGATGATATATAGTGTCATTGCTTTCAAAATATCTTTCATAAATACCAGAAGTAACAACAGATAAATCATTTATTTCTAAATAACCAATCATTTCATTTTCTTCAAAAGGAACTTGTATCGCAATATTAAAATTATTTTTATCCGTATTTTGACCAATAGTAAGAATATTCCCACCTAAATTAATAATAGCACTCGTAACACCATTATCTTGTAGATAAATCTTTATTTGATCACTAATATAGCCTTTTGCAAGAGCTCCTAATTCAATACTTGCTTGGCTATTTAATAAAGTGACATCATTTCCTTCTATTTGAATACAAGTGTAATCCACTAGTGTGATAGCTTCCTCTATTTCTTCTTGACTAGGGACACTAGGATCTTCTCCTGTAAAGTCCCATAAATCACTTAATGGTTTCACTGTAATATCAAACATTCCATTAGTTAATTGACTATATTCAATAGCTGTTTGTAATAAATAAATAGTTTCATCACTAAGACTAACTGTATTACCATTAGCATTATTTAAGATACTAACTTCACTAGTCTCAATACTTTGAGACCAAAGACTTTCATAATATGCACAGATATCAATAGCACCATCTAATAAGGATTCATCATCACTGTCATATATTTGAATTGTGATAATTGTATCTAATAAAAAAGCACTCTTTGATATAGGGTCACTTTGAGAACAACCAGTTAGATGGATGGTTATCAAACAAAGTAAGATAATATTTATTTTTCTCATGAAATCACTTCCTTTTTAATATTATATCATGTTTCAAAGAAGCTTGGGCAATATTATAAAAATGTGTTAAACTTAAAAAGAGGTATAAAATGAAAAGAAATGATTGGATATTAATAATAGGAATAGTTTTACTAGCAAGTATCGTATCTTTATACTTAGTTGTTTTCACGTCGCCAGGAACTAGTGTTATTATTAGTGTACAAGGAGAATTCTTTGGGGAATATGATATTACAGAAAATCAAGAAATAGTAATTGATGACTGTAATGTGATTTGTATTGAGGATGGAAAAGTATCCATGGTGAGTGCTGACTGTCCTGATCATTTATGCATTCAACAAGGTGAAATAGAATTGGTGGGAGAAAGTATTATTTGTTTACCAAACCAGGTAATCGTTAGTATCGAAGGAAATGATACACAAATTGATGCAGTTGCAAAGTAGGTGAGAAAATGACAAAAAAAATAACTAGTGTTGCAATGTTTGCTTGTGTCGCATTACTTTGTAGCTATATAGAAATGATGATACCAAACCCTTTTGCAATGCAAGGGATAAAATTAGGATTGGCCAATAGCGTGGTGTTATTTAGTATTTATTACTTCTCTTTTCGAGAAGCATATATGATTAGTGTAGTAAGAGTGGTTTTAGTTAGTCTTCTTTTCGGTAGTTTCTTTGGTTTGGCGTTTAGTTTAGCGGGATGTACGATTAGTATGATAGCGATGTATTTGGCTTATCGTAGTAAGTTATTTAGTATCGTAGGAAATAGTATAATAGGTGCTGTTTTTCATAATATTGGGCAATTGTTAGTAGCAATGATTTTATTAGAGAGTATTTCTGTCATTTATTATTTTGTTGGTTTGTTAATAAGTGGTGTTATTAGTGGATGCTTGATAGGATTGCTCTGCCAAAAGGTAGTAAAACAAATAAAAAGACAATGATTATTCAATCGTTGTCTTTTTCAGTTTGAATATAAATAAGTTAATGACGATAAATAATAAAGATCCCTTACATATCGTAGAAATGGATACTGCCCACCAAACTCCATTTAAACCTAGTGCAGTACTACACAATATCATTGCCATTGGGATACGTAATCCAGTACAAACTGTACTAATAATAGCAGGATATGCTGTTTTACCAAAAGCATTCAACGTCCCGGTTGATAATATCTCATAACACATAAATAATTGAGAAACACTTAAGATTACTAAATAATCAACACCCATTTGAATTACTTCTGGTTCTGTTAAGAAAATAGAGATAATTGGTTTTGATCCAAAGAATAATAATAAACTAGCAAAGATTCCAATAGCACCTAAAATAAGTGCAGATTGATAAAATCCTTTCACAGCCCTTTTTATATTTTTAGCACCATAGTTTTGAGCTACAAAACTATTCACTGCAATAGCAAAGCCATCCGCGGTCATCCAAGAAATAGATTCTATTTGAGATCCAATTCTTTGAACTGCAATTGCTTCATCTCCAAAACTAGCAACAATTTTAGATAAATAAATAGAAATCAAAGGAAATACAGTATTTTGTAATGTTGTTGGAAATCCTAATTTGATAATTTTTAAACATTTTTCACCACTTGGTAAAGAAAACAAATGAACATGATTAAATAAATGTGTATCTTTATATGCATGATAAGCAAGAATACTAAAAACAATAAATTGAGCAGTTACAGTAGCAATGGCTGCTCCTAAAACACCTAATGTTGGAAAACCAAACCAACCAAATATTAAAATAGGGTCCATAATAATATTAAATACTAAACCAACAGTAGTAGCCATAAATGGGGTTTTACTATCTCCAGTAGTAGTAATTAATGCTGTTAATAATTTACTTAATAAAGAAAAACAAATAAGTCCACCTGTCACTTGAATATAGGCAATAGAATCTAAAATGATATCTTGACTTGATAACTCAAAGAAACCAACTAATGGTTTAGCAAAAAAGAAATACAAACACCCTAATAGAAAACTAACTAAAAAACTCAAACAAATAGCGGCATGTGCAAAATCAGCTGCTTCTTTTATCTTTTTAGCTCCTAAGTTTTGTGCAACATAAACTTGACCACCTAATTGTGCAATCGTATGAATACCTTGGCTCAACCAAATGAATAATCCTCCAGTACCAATACTTGCTATTGCTCCAGCACCTAATTTACCAATCCATACCATATCAATCAAATTATAAGCCATTTGTAAAAAGCTCATTCCCATTAAGGGTAATGACAATTTTGTTAAAGAAATGGCAATCGGGCCATTTAATAAATCAACTCTTTTTTTAGACATCTTGTACTTCCTCTTTTCATCTCAACTATTATATAGCTAGACTGTTTAAATGTAAATACATTGTTAGAATCAAAGGTTTTATATATTAAACAAAAAGTTTAAAAAAACTATTGCTTTTTGTCTAGAAGGAAGTATAATATGTTTGTTCGATAAATAAAACAAATAGTTCTATTAATGAAACAAGGAGGAAGATGTATGGAAATAGGTGCGAAGATAAAACGGTTAAGATTAGCGAATCATTTAACGTTAGAAGAACTTGCAAATCGTAGTGAATTGACAAAAGGTTTTTTATCTCAATTAGAAAGAGACTTAACATCCCCTTCGATTACTACATTAGAGTATATTCTAGAAGCCCTTGGTACAAACCTCCAAGAGTTTTTTAATGAAAAGCAGGAAGAACAAATAGTTTTCAAAAAAGATGACTTTTTTGAAAATGAACAATCAGGATATACAATATCGTATATTGTTCCTAATGCTCAAAAGAATGAAATGGAACCAATTTTATTATCGCTTGATTCTGGTGCTACATCGATGGTTTTAGAGCCAGATGACGGACAAGAGTTTGGATATGTTATCCAAGGAAAAGTAAGTTTAAACTATGGAGAAAAAGTGTTAACTTTGCGTAAAGGGGAAACTTTTTATATTAAAAGTGGTTTAAGACATTTTATAAAAAATACAGGAGATAGTGTGGCTAAGGTGATCTGGGTATCAACACCACCAATATTTTAAGGAGAATAACAATGGCAAAATTAATTGAATTAAGTAATCTTACAAAAGAATACGATGGTCAAGTAGTTTTAAAGGGTATTCATTTAGATATAAATGAAAAGGAATTTGTAACATTACTTGGTCCTAGTGGTTGTGGAAAAACAACGACACTTAGAATTTTAGGTGGATTTGAAGAAGCGAATAGTGGAACAGTACTTTTTAATGGTCAAGATATGGCAACACTACCACCACATAAAAGAGAATTAAATACAGTATTTCAAAAATATGCTTTATTTCCACATATGAATGTATTTGATAATATAGCATTTGGTTTAAAAATTAAAAAATTAGATAAACAAACAATTGATTTTAAAGTCAATAGAATGTTGAAATTAGTAAATCTAGAAGACTATGGGAAAAGACAAATTAATCAACTTTCAGGTGGTCAACAACAACGTGTTGCTATTGCTAGGGCATTAGTTAATGAACCAAAAGTATTATTATTAGATGAACCTTTAGGAGCATTGGACTTAAAATTAAGAAAGTCAATGCAATTAGAATTAAAAAATATTCAAAAAGAAGTAGGAATTACTTTTGTATATGTTACACATGATCAAGAAGAAGCATTAACGATGTCAGATACAATTGTAGTAATGAATGAAGGAGCAATTCAACAAATAGGGTCACCTATTGATATTTATAATGAACCTGAGAATCGTTTTGTAGCACAGTTTATAGGAGATTCAAATATAATTGAAGGTACTTTTGTAAAGGACTTTTTGGTGAATTTTGATGATGTTAATTTTGAATGTGTTGATAAAGGATTTGATGAAGGACAAGAGATAGATATTGTTATTCGTCCTGAAGATATTGATATTGTAGAAGTGGGTAAAGGGAAAATAAGAGGAGTAGTATCTTCTATTGTATTTAAGGGAGTACATTATGAAATAATGGTTACTTCTAATATTCGTGAATATAAAATACATACAACAGACATAAGTGAACTAGGGAAAACAGTAGAATTAGATTTCTGGCCAGAGGATATCCATGTAATGGATAAATTAGGAATGTATTAATGAAACATTTTAAAAAATTAATAGGTCCTTATTGTTTTTGGTTGTTTGTATTAACATTTGTTCCAATGTTACTTATTCTATTTTATGCATGTGTAGAACAAGGGACTGCAATTACTACATTTTCGTTTACGTTAGATAATTTTGCAAAGTTTTTTGATCCTGTTTTTGTAGCTGTTTTGGTTCGTTCTTTTTTTATTGGAATTGTTACTACGGTTATTTGTTTGTTAATAGGCTATCCAGTAGCTTATGCTATTACTAAGTTTAAAGAGTCAACACAAACAATACTTATTTTGTTGATTACTTTTCCGACTTGGATTAATTTATTGATGAGAACTTATGCTTGGATTAGTTTGCTTAGTAAAAAAGGTATTATTAATAGTTTTCTTGCAAGTTTAGGTTTACCGGTATTTGATTTGTTATATACGGATTTTGCAGTTGGTATTGGGATGGTTTATAATTTTTTACCATTTATGATTTTACCTATTTATACTGTTTTATCAAAAATGGATCATTCTTTATTGGAGGCTAGTAATGATTTAGGGGCTAGTCCAATGGCTACTTTTCGAAAAATTACGTTACCTTTATCTTTTAGTGGGGTGTTGACGGGGATTACCATGGTTTTTTTACCGGCTATTTCATCGTTCATTATTCCTAAGTTATTAGGTGGAGGACAATATACTTTGATTGGAAGTTTTATAGAAACACAATTTATTACAATTGGGAATTGGCACTTTGGTAGTGCGATATCTTTGATATTGGCTTCATTGGTAATTCTTGCAATGGCTTTGATGCATAGATTAGAAAAATATGCGGATAGTTCTGTTGCTGGGGAGGATCGATAATGAAAAAATCAAAAAAAATACCTAGTATTGCATTAATTAGTGCATTGATTTTCTTTTTATATTTGCCACTTGTTATTATGGCTATCTTTTCTTTTAATGATTCTACTTCTTTATCTGTTTGGGAAGGATTCTCATTTTGTTGGTATGCTGATTTAATTGATAATTCTAGCATGATCGATGCAATTAAAGTTTCTTTATCAGTAGGCATCATTGCTACTTTTGTTTCTGTAGTATTAGGAACTATGACAGCAATTGGTTTATCAAAGAATAAAAAGGTAGTACGTAGTATGCTTTTACAAGCAAATAATATTCCTATTATGAATCCTGAAATTGTTACAGCAGTTTCATTAATGATATTCTTTTCCTTTTTAGGAATGGAAAAAGGTTATACGACTTTACTTTTAGCACATATTGCTTTTTGTACACCGGTTGTTATAACGAATGTTTATCCAAAAGTAAAGCAGTTAGACCCTAATTTAGCGGATGCTGCAATGGATTTAGGCGCTAGCCCATTTCAAGCTCTTATTAAGGTAATTATTCCACAAATTAAGCCAGGGATTTTTACGGGAGCTTTAATGTCTTTTACAATGTCGTTTGATGATTTCATTATTTCGTACTTTGTGACAGGAAATGGGGTTGAAAATATATCGATTGTTATTTATAACATGACAAAAAGAACAAATCCTAGCGTGTATGCATTATCAACAATTGTATTAGTTGTTGTCTTGTGTGCTGTTCTTATTGGAACAATTGTTCCAATGATGGTAAAAAAGAGAAGGAGATTAGTTAGAAATGAACAAAATGTTTAAAATGTTTTTAGCGAGCTTACTAGTAGTTGGGCTTACAGGTTGTGGAAGTAGTGATAGCGACAAAGAAACTTTAAAAGTATTTAACTGGGGAGAATACATTGATGAAGATGTCTTAGATGCTTTTGAAGAGGAATATGATTGTAACATTATTTATGAAACATTTGATACAAATGAATCAATGTATGTTAAATTACAAGGTGGTAATTCTTATGATGTAATGATTCCATCAGAATATATGATTGAGAAATTAATTGAAGAAGATTTGATTCAAGAAATTGATATGTCTTTAATGACAAATTTAGATGGATTAAACCAAGATGTTTTATATCAAGATTTTGATCCTGAAAATGTATATTGGGTTCCTTATTTCTGTGGAAATGTAGGAATTGTTTATGATACTACAATTGTGGATCAAGAGGATGTAGAAGAAGGTTGGAGTCTTTTAATGAATGAAAAATATGCAGGAAACATTTATATGTATAACTCTGTAAGAGATTCATTTATTCCAGCATTAAAATCATTAGGATATTCTATGAATAGTACGGATGAGACTGAAATTGCAGAAGCAGCACAATGGTTGATAGACCAACGTGAAATAATGGATCCTGTATATGTTGGGGATGAAGTTATTGATAGTATGATTCGTGGTGAAAAAGCAATTGCTGTATTATATTCAGGAGATGCAGCAACGGTATTGGCTGAAAATGAAGATATGGCATTCTATTTACCAGAAGAAGAAGGAACTAACTATTGGTTTGATGGTATGGTTTTATCAAAAGATTGCGAAAATGTAGAATTAGCTACTGCATTTATGAATTATATGATTAGTGATGAAGTTGCATTATTAAATACATTGGAAGTAGGTTACTATAGTACAAATGTATATGCTGCAAGCGTAGCGTCACAAGATGAATTTGTTGGAAATGATGCATATTCTTTCGTGATTGGTGAAAATGATGAGTGTTTTGCTTATCAAAGCCAAGAAATAATTGAATTATATAGTAGTTATTGGGAAAAAATATTAACTCAATAATAAAAAAAGCAACTGAAAAGTTGTTTTTTTTATTATTTTATGTCGTTTGTGATAAAAAAACGTCGTTTGTGATAAAAAGTGGAATTTATACTAAAATAGTAGTATTATGATAAATAACGTTCAGTTTGTGTGGTATTGAATTGAATGGAATTTAAAAAATATGGGGAGGATTATATGCGTATATTAATGATAGACGATGATCGAAGTTTTTTAGATAAATTAGAACCGATGGTTATCTCTGCTTTTAAGACAATTATTTCAAATGTAAGTGTTAGTACTATTAGTACACAATTTTCAGATAATATTAATATTGATGATTTTGATATATTTTTAATTGATATTCATTTAAATGATTCTCATACAAATGGTCTGAAGATTGCTTCTAGAATACGTCAAGTTAGTGAAGAAAAAATTATTGTTTTTATTTCTAGTAAGACAGGGTTAATGCATCGATCATTAGAGGTACAACCATTATATTTTGTTAGAAAAGCGCATTTAGAAGCAGATTTAGATAAGTTGGTATTAATAGTAAATAGAAGATTAAGTAAAAAATTTATGATGACAGTATTTGATTATAATGGAAGAAGAATGTCTTTGTTTCATAATGATGTATTATATGCGGAGTCGTTTGGACATCATATTGTATTACATACAGTAAGTGGTGAGTTAGATTTTAGGATGAGTTTTTTAGATTTCTTTGAAAAGTTTCCAGAAATTAATTTTTTACAGATTCATAAATCATATGCTATTAATTTAGATAAGGTAGTAAAACTGCAAAAACAAACAGTGGTTTTGGATAAAGATATTACGCTGACAGTAGGTAGAAAATATGCAATTGAGTTAGAGGAAAAGTACAAAGAAGATTTGTTTAAAAAATTATAATTTTTTTCTTAAGAAAAACAATGCTATAGCTACAAAAAGCAAAAATCGTATAAAAAACATAGAAATAATAATTGCAATGCAAGTAAAGATATGATATTATAAACTAGCTGAAACAAGCCACTATCTGGTTAAAGTTTATAGCAAAAAAACAGTTTAATAATTCAAAATATACTTGCATTTATTATTTCGTTAGTTTATAATAAATAA from Tannockella kyphosi harbors:
- a CDS encoding electron transport complex protein RnfA, which translates into the protein MENILAVTIGAALVNNVVLSQFLGLCPFLGVSKKVETALGMGGAVIFVLTLASFVTSVIYQFVLSPLGFEFLQTIVFILVIACLVQFVEMFLKKSMPSLHLSLGVYLPLITTNCAVLGVAITNVQNGYSIMLSVVNGFFTAIGFTIAIVIMAGIRERIEYNTFLPSWKGTPIVLITSGLMAIAFYGFSGLI
- a CDS encoding RnfABCDGE type electron transport complex subunit B is translated as MDIMTIIMTAIIVAGIGLFIAIFLEVAGKKLYVEVDERVEAITQELPGNNCGGCGYPGCANLAGAIVDGNAKIDGCPVGGSSVAAMIGAIMGQDATQKEPLVAFVHCGGTCDKAKQDYVYTGQANCQMVKTIANGGPKTCNYGCLGFGTCKDACSFGAIEIVNGIAVINKDLCKACGQCVGVCPQGLISLVKQKESTKVVCNSKGKGKEVMVSCTVGCIGCGMCARVCEQGAITMVDNLPVIDEDKCTHCGLCIEKCPKKCLKEI
- a CDS encoding FAD:protein FMN transferase, with the translated sequence MRKINIILLCLITIHLTGCSQSDPISKSAFLLDTIITIQIYDSDDESLLDGAIDICAYYESLWSQSIETSEVSILNNANGNTVSLSDETIYLLQTAIEYSQLTNGMFDITVKPLSDLWDFTGEDPSVPSQEEIEEAITLVDYTCIQIEGNDVTLLNSQASIELGALAKGYISDQIKIYLQDNGVTSAIINLGGNILTIGQNTDKNNFNIAIQVPFEENEMIGYLEINDLSVVTSGIYERYFESNDTIYHHILDPYTGYPIDNDLLSVTIICDNSLQADVLSTVCLSLGLNQAITLIESLDNVEAIFIDKDYQITQTNENLLKYS
- a CDS encoding NusG domain II-containing protein, with amino-acid sequence MKRNDWILIIGIVLLASIVSLYLVVFTSPGTSVIISVQGEFFGEYDITENQEIVIDDCNVICIEDGKVSMVSADCPDHLCIQQGEIELVGESIICLPNQVIVSIEGNDTQIDAVAK
- a CDS encoding Gx transporter family protein yields the protein MTKKITSVAMFACVALLCSYIEMMIPNPFAMQGIKLGLANSVVLFSIYYFSFREAYMISVVRVVLVSLLFGSFFGLAFSLAGCTISMIAMYLAYRSKLFSIVGNSIIGAVFHNIGQLLVAMILLESISVIYYFVGLLISGVISGCLIGLLCQKVVKQIKRQ
- a CDS encoding MATE family efflux transporter, giving the protein MSKKRVDLLNGPIAISLTKLSLPLMGMSFLQMAYNLIDMVWIGKLGAGAIASIGTGGLFIWLSQGIHTIAQLGGQVYVAQNLGAKKIKEAADFAHAAICLSFLVSFLLGCLYFFFAKPLVGFFELSSQDIILDSIAYIQVTGGLICFSLLSKLLTALITTTGDSKTPFMATTVGLVFNIIMDPILIFGWFGFPTLGVLGAAIATVTAQFIVFSILAYHAYKDTHLFNHVHLFSLPSGEKCLKIIKLGFPTTLQNTVFPLISIYLSKIVASFGDEAIAVQRIGSQIESISWMTADGFAIAVNSFVAQNYGAKNIKRAVKGFYQSALILGAIGIFASLLLFFGSKPIISIFLTEPEVIQMGVDYLVILSVSQLFMCYEILSTGTLNAFGKTAYPAIISTVCTGLRIPMAMILCSTALGLNGVWWAVSISTICKGSLLFIVINLFIFKLKKTTIE
- a CDS encoding helix-turn-helix domain-containing protein; translation: MEIGAKIKRLRLANHLTLEELANRSELTKGFLSQLERDLTSPSITTLEYILEALGTNLQEFFNEKQEEQIVFKKDDFFENEQSGYTISYIVPNAQKNEMEPILLSLDSGATSMVLEPDDGQEFGYVIQGKVSLNYGEKVLTLRKGETFYIKSGLRHFIKNTGDSVAKVIWVSTPPIF
- the potA gene encoding spermidine/putrescine ABC transporter ATP-binding protein, whose protein sequence is MAKLIELSNLTKEYDGQVVLKGIHLDINEKEFVTLLGPSGCGKTTTLRILGGFEEANSGTVLFNGQDMATLPPHKRELNTVFQKYALFPHMNVFDNIAFGLKIKKLDKQTIDFKVNRMLKLVNLEDYGKRQINQLSGGQQQRVAIARALVNEPKVLLLDEPLGALDLKLRKSMQLELKNIQKEVGITFVYVTHDQEEALTMSDTIVVMNEGAIQQIGSPIDIYNEPENRFVAQFIGDSNIIEGTFVKDFLVNFDDVNFECVDKGFDEGQEIDIVIRPEDIDIVEVGKGKIRGVVSSIVFKGVHYEIMVTSNIREYKIHTTDISELGKTVELDFWPEDIHVMDKLGMY
- a CDS encoding ABC transporter permease, which gives rise to MKHFKKLIGPYCFWLFVLTFVPMLLILFYACVEQGTAITTFSFTLDNFAKFFDPVFVAVLVRSFFIGIVTTVICLLIGYPVAYAITKFKESTQTILILLITFPTWINLLMRTYAWISLLSKKGIINSFLASLGLPVFDLLYTDFAVGIGMVYNFLPFMILPIYTVLSKMDHSLLEASNDLGASPMATFRKITLPLSFSGVLTGITMVFLPAISSFIIPKLLGGGQYTLIGSFIETQFITIGNWHFGSAISLILASLVILAMALMHRLEKYADSSVAGEDR
- a CDS encoding ABC transporter permease, producing the protein MKKSKKIPSIALISALIFFLYLPLVIMAIFSFNDSTSLSVWEGFSFCWYADLIDNSSMIDAIKVSLSVGIIATFVSVVLGTMTAIGLSKNKKVVRSMLLQANNIPIMNPEIVTAVSLMIFFSFLGMEKGYTTLLLAHIAFCTPVVITNVYPKVKQLDPNLADAAMDLGASPFQALIKVIIPQIKPGIFTGALMSFTMSFDDFIISYFVTGNGVENISIVIYNMTKRTNPSVYALSTIVLVVVLCAVLIGTIVPMMVKKRRRLVRNEQNV
- a CDS encoding ABC transporter substrate-binding protein — translated: MNKMFKMFLASLLVVGLTGCGSSDSDKETLKVFNWGEYIDEDVLDAFEEEYDCNIIYETFDTNESMYVKLQGGNSYDVMIPSEYMIEKLIEEDLIQEIDMSLMTNLDGLNQDVLYQDFDPENVYWVPYFCGNVGIVYDTTIVDQEDVEEGWSLLMNEKYAGNIYMYNSVRDSFIPALKSLGYSMNSTDETEIAEAAQWLIDQREIMDPVYVGDEVIDSMIRGEKAIAVLYSGDAATVLAENEDMAFYLPEEEGTNYWFDGMVLSKDCENVELATAFMNYMISDEVALLNTLEVGYYSTNVYAASVASQDEFVGNDAYSFVIGENDECFAYQSQEIIELYSSYWEKILTQ
- a CDS encoding LytR/AlgR family response regulator transcription factor encodes the protein MRILMIDDDRSFLDKLEPMVISAFKTIISNVSVSTISTQFSDNINIDDFDIFLIDIHLNDSHTNGLKIASRIRQVSEEKIIVFISSKTGLMHRSLEVQPLYFVRKAHLEADLDKLVLIVNRRLSKKFMMTVFDYNGRRMSLFHNDVLYAESFGHHIVLHTVSGELDFRMSFLDFFEKFPEINFLQIHKSYAINLDKVVKLQKQTVVLDKDITLTVGRKYAIELEEKYKEDLFKKL